The genomic region ACTGGGATGGATGCATACCTTAAACATACAGCAGAAGCTGTCAGAGCCAAACTAACTATTCATACACATTTCTAATTAAAGGTTCCCTGTAAAGGGCCAAATTAGAAATCATCTCTCCTATTATATCTATTTATCTGTATCTATTTCATTATACTACAAATACATGTGTGCAAAGGTTGCTAAAATGAATAAGGTAAAATGTGCAAAAGTAATATATTTTAGTTTATTAAATTGGCAAATAAAGTAAACTGAAGCATTAAATTAAGATATAACATttgaaacgtgtgtgtgtgtgtgtgtgtgtgtgtgtgtgtgtgtgtgtgtgtgtgtacaaagtGGAATGATTAAGGCGGTTttaagcgtttttttttttttgtttgtttgttgttgttttttaattttacttaaaTATGTCATTCTGCCCCAGCACACACTGCATTCATCTGTGTTTAATTTTGGTTGAAGAGATGTACTGTAGTTTTAACTCACATAAGAGTTTACACGcaaaaaagaaattaagatAATTATGTTTTACTTGATTTAGATACATTTAATAACCCGAAAATGATCAGACTCTGCACTCATGGCAGGTTATGTACACGTTAAACGACTTCATATTCTGCTAAGTAGTTTAATCAATAATAACACATCATAATCTATCAGTGGATTGGATTTTGTATtcataatctgaatctgcataATCATTAAATCTGTAACAATATGAATATAGTGCtataaaaagtgcaataaatcCCTTGATGTAcagtagtggagtagaagtaggCTTATAAAGTCCCAGAAAATGGGAATACTCATGTAAAATCCAAGTATCTATGTACTCAGTTACCTGCTGTAGGCGTAGTACAGGTAAGGGAAGAGCAACACCCGACAGCTGAAGAAGGTGAGCAACATGAGAACTCCGTTGACTTTGTGCAGCAGAGTGTGCTGCTGCTTGTACTGATGAGAGAAGAAGACAGTCCAGACTGAGCAAGACAAGAGTACGGAGGCTGAGAAGGCacattttatttcagcattACAAGTTgatttcagaatcagaaacaaATTTACTGCCAAGTAGATTTTCACATCCGCTGAATTTGGccccaggtgtgaatgtgagtgtgaatggttgtctgtctctatgtgtcagccctgtgatagtctggcgacctgtccagggtgtaccctgcctctcgcccagtgtcagctgggataggttccagccccccgcgaccagcaagaggataagcagttacgaaaAAGgatggataataataatacaaacaatattatcacattattatttttgctcACTCAGGAAAAGAACTGGTCATTTTCTCGAGAGACAAAAGGTAATCTACTTTAgataattcatttttttaatcctgttatctccaaatttgaaaaataatagtaataatttgTATTTTGTCAATGTGCAAAAAGCTGTGGTTTTGGTGAGTTAATAATCTTGTTTTCTTATGACAAGgccattttttttcatgaagggATAAATTCTCATCAGGAGAAAACAACCTAATTTCGAGAAAACTTTAAATGAAATTGTTCTTGGCTTTACTATAAAAGAGAAATATAAAGTTCAAAAcaagcagttttatttattttttccatctcGAGCTTTTAAAAAGAAGTCATACAACCTAAATTCATTAAGTTGGTTTTGAAAAGCTAGTTTCAACTGTAAATATATAGTTGCTTGTATGAGTCTGTTTATTTCAGCTCTTATTTACTTACATACATATAAACGTAAATGTACATGTAAACTTTTCCACGACAGAGAGGAAAAGCTAcatattttagatttatttgCAATACTTGGGCTTGAACTCCAAATGAATTAACATCTCTGTATgacacctggacacacacagacgatgtcatttgtcatttgttgCTTGAATGCAGCCCCCAGACCAATGGTGGCCCTCAGAAAAATTTTGTGTGGCCCTTAAACATGACATGAAACCCATGCATTATGTTTTAATCAACTGTGGTCCATCtcagtaattttactttcaaTAGCTTACATTTAAAACTCTTTTGGAGACTGCATCAAAGTGCGCCCCCCTAACAAGCGTCTGTACAACCTTCTGTTATCACAGTTattctgtatgtatgtgtgtgtgtgtgtgtgtgtgtgtgtgtgtgtgtgtgtgtgtgtgtgtgtgtgtgtgtgtgtgtgtcactcttttactttcagtttagCTGTTTACCTGGATCAGGACTTTCCCCAGACAGACACATGGCGTGCTGAGCTCAGCCAAAAACAAAACGCCCTGGAAGAAGTCACCTTTCCCCTGCCTCCACAgctgattcatacacacacacacacacacacacacacacacacacacacacacacacacacacacacaggcagacagggaAGAAAATACAATTAAACATTTGTCAACAAACTTTTCAttgtttcagctgcttgtaaaataataaaatacaccGCAGAACTTTGAGTCTCATCCAACACTGGTCAGTTTTTTGTTAAATCACAGCACCTGAAACAATGTTTTTAGCTAATCCAATTGCTCCTCACATTATTAGGGTctgggcagctaagctgccaggacactattgtaatcctaggtattcttcttcttcttcttcttcttcttcttcttcttccgaggaaatcatacttcccatggttgaaaactcaccaaactttgcacaaaggtccagtctcatgccagatatcctcagctgtaaactcaagccaatagtcctgatgtgGGGCcaacagcaagcgtctaaagttcaaaacgttgaaaattcataacaaatcaaccatacgtgctacaacttcacaacNNNNNNNNNNNNNNNNNNNNNNNNNNNNNNNNNNNNNNNNNNNNNNNNNNNNNNNNNNNNNNNNNNNNNNNNNNNNNNNNNNNNNNNNNNNNNNNNNNNNNNNNNNNNNNNNNNNNNNNNNNNNNNNNNNNNNNNNNNNNNNNNNNNNNNNNNNNNNNNNNNNNNNNNNNNNNNNNNNNNNNNNNNNNNNNNNNNNNNNNNNNNNNNNNNNNNNNNNNNNNNNNNNNNNNNNNNNNNNNNNNNNNNNNNNNNNNNNNNNNNNNNNNNNNNNNNNNNNNNNNNNNNNNNNNNNNNNNNNNNNNNNNNNNNNNNNNNNNNNNNNNNNNNNNNNNNNNNNNNNNNNNNNNNNNNNNNNNNNNNNNNNNNNNNNNNNNNNNNNNNNNGGTCCAgtgtcaatacttcagtgtgaaaccatctgaagcttctcactttgcacatagctcaactagttaaacatcagtttttcacttatgaagcaaatcaatcattgttaaaataaattaccaacatctccatgctgtctagatgcaatatgtgtattttcagatttttgtttcgataactgaattttttacagtggtttgaaatctgcttttccatgcatggacggctgctaaatcTGCACATCTGGCTTAGTCAATCTGTGACACtacacatgaactgtcactgactaattaactcagtgagatagaaattgatccttagtctcagaggttgtgagttcaagcctcaattgatgcaaaaggcagattgtgttgctaaatgtcttccaattcttctgcttgttgctcagaattgcctaaaaatgcccggacccgacccatcgctgtgcagcagctataattaatattaaaacCTCAAAAAGGGGCCACAGATGAAATGAAGAATTAAGAAATCTGTAACAGGAGATTTGAAGTCCAGACATATCAAACAACTTTGACAAGACCATCACAAGTGACAGCGTGCACCAAATGGACTAAAAggcaggtgtacctaataaactggacTCTGAGTGTTTATAGTGATACTGAGGAGTAATTCAGAACTTAGTTggcaaaatgtcactttttcAGATATAATAAAGTTCACTTGTGGAGTTTTATTGTAAGCAAAAAAAGGTTacgtttacattcagtgtttataGTGAGACATCACTGTTACTGTTGCCTTAGTTACCAGTGAGGCGGGAAAGCAGAAGGCCACCAAGAAGATGTGATGCAGCACCATGAGCATCTCTCTGCGCAGGTAACCGGCCACAGCAGCTCTCTTTGACCTGACACCCTCCTCCtcgtgacctttgacctgcagcTTGTGCCAGTAGCACAGGAACATGGCATAGATGTCGTAGGCAAAGTACGGCGTGGCAAACAGGATGTAGGTGTTGGTCAGCCAATGActgaggaggaaacaggaagtgagtcaGAGCTGGATAAGACGCACTCTGATTATTGATGTGTTTATCGTAGAACTGATCAACTCTAATCTGGTTGTCGGctgatttaaattattatttctaCTATTACATTGCACCTGATACTATATCTTATATCCTATCCTATACTCTAATGTAGTACATCTTACTTAACTTTAATTCTTTAATTACTCATGTATAGTTCAAATTTTGTACTTAACCTACTCTTATTCTAGTTGTACATACCAATTATTTTGGTGCAACACCTGAATTCCCCCTCTGCAGTGGTGCCCCCAAAATTGTATGCACCTATTGTATCAGGGTGGCAATGGCTCCAGTAAAATACCTGAAATATTTACTGAAGGACTGTATGAAGTGCACACATCAGTCACACATGAAAGTGTTTTGTAGTTGATTTTTGTCTTTTAGAAAGCAGAAgttctgaaaaaaacaaaatatatttcagtGATATTGATGAAACAAGTgatgctgtgtgtctgtgtatccagtattttttaaaagattttaaacAGTATGAGACAGGACCTTTAgatattttactgttttctgaCTGTATCCACAAGCTCCAGTCTGAATGTGAGTCAGTCAACTGATTTTATTCTCTTACTGCCAAATTATCAGCTCACATGATTAGAGCCAAAAGTGGATCTTAAATCAAGTTTTAAGAATCTCATTATTTCTATTTTGTACTGCCATGTTTCAGATTTCCATGTTGATGTGTTAAAGATTAAATTTCACACTTAAACATTTAGAGACTTGTTAGAGTTTAGCAGCTACACAGTGCGATTGCTTGCTGCAGGTCAGTGTTTGTGGCGTGATTTGATAAACAAATGTCTCTCAGACGTACCTCCTCTCCACTTTGACTGGGAAATGAAACAGAGGAAACCTGGGATTTacacccccccctcccccccagacccagacacacacacactgtcatctgtctcacactcctcctcttcatcgTTTCATTTCCCATCGTCCTCAGCATGCAGGATTAGTGATCTCTGTGAGCGTCTTACAGACTGAAATAGCTGCACTGCTGCAGATTGTTAATTAGATTACAGAGTGACTGAGGTTTGGTTTATGTACACAAGTAGCCCCAGTGTGAGGTGTTTTGTTCTAATGGCCTACTGATATCATTATTTTTCAGTAGAAGCTACAAAACTTGAACTTTTAACTGTATTATTCATAAAGGAACTAAACATGATCACAAACATTCACAGAGCTGCCccagacagaaaacacagtgtGATGCATTTCTAtttaaactgctgctgctctgtgaggaacatgaatgtctgaacaaCATTTCATTATAACACATCTAATAGATGTTGAGATGTTTCggttaaaaccacaaatgtgaatCCCATGGTGGCGCAAGAGTAAAAGTCAGAGGGATTCATCATGATCTGAGGATCATGCATATCTACTGTACACATAATTTCAGCACACTCCATCCAGTAGTTGAGATAGTTCAGTCTGGACCATCAGATGCAAAGTGATGAAGGTAAACTAAAATATAAAGCTGGcgatatttaatatttttcttattgtcaaaaAATCTCAAAGCTCATTATACTGAGGACATAAATctttgaaaacacaaatataaagctttatgttgaaaaatgacTCGATAATAAACAGCTGGTGACTGggaactattttcagcagcggattaATCCAGATTTGGTTCTCTAGtgaatatttgtggcagcaggacagAGTGTGGAAGATTGAGTCAAAGTAAATACAGTGTTCATGGTCATGATgcaacatgtcacccagtgcaacagtgtgactcaatcgtgtttttaaaagtttttggacaacaatggagctctatggcacagaggaagagggaaaaacaaacaagaataaAAACTAAAAGGTGAGAGAAAAGCAGAAGAAAGGTAAGAAGTCCTCACCTGTCCTCTATGACATCCCTGCATGAGGAGGCGATGATACATCCTGCTGATGAGGCCATGATGGCCTGGATGGATGACACCAGACTGAGAGGACAGAAATAATAATCTGTTTAACAAACAAGTCTGTGTGCTTTCATCCAGGAGATCATCATTAATGTGTTTGTAAAAGTACAGAATCTGTCTCTTGGTGTTTCATCTGAACTTTAACAAGCAAACACAGACTGGGAGGGGCGGCATCTGGGTCACTCAGTCAACCTTAACAAACATGCATTGTTTGAAAGCACAGAGTTTCACAGTTCTATCTGTGTCAACCCCTTTTGTACTGTGGTTCTGAGgaataatcaatcaattaatggagaaaataatcagcagattaatccataatgaaaataattactgGTTAAAATTTTATaatgagctccacctcaaccaacTACAACAGAAAAATCCTGCTtctgaaatacattttcctgattatacCGACATACCTTTACTTCAGTAACAT from Epinephelus moara isolate mb chromosome 18, YSFRI_EMoa_1.0, whole genome shotgun sequence harbors:
- the LOC126406055 gene encoding ceramide synthase-like, with protein sequence MLALIAAGSIFFPGLFLLSKQSLKHLKGWSEGDAAIVSTRLVSSIQAIMASSAGCIIASSCRDVIEDSHWLTNTYILFATPYFAYDIYAMFLCYWHKLQVKGHEEEGVRSKRAAVAGYLRREMLMVLHHIFLVAFCFPASLLWRQGKGDFFQGVLFLAELSTPCVCLGKVLIQYKQQHTLLHKVNGVLMLLTFFSCRVLLFPYLYYAYSRYASIPVYTVPLVAPWQCNLGAALLWPLQLYWFTLICRGAIRLSTTGCSKPSSKADHDGCLTKCNGCKSHQED